CATCTTGTAAATTGATCCACTGCTGCTTTTGAGATACAGTATGCTAGTACATTAGGAAAAGATCTGGTTCCGTTTACACTAGATACATTAACTATGTTACCTTTAGTCTTAACTAAATGCGGAACAGCCAACATGGTTAGATGATAGATGGATCGAACATTAGCATTCATTACCCGATCAAACTGATCAAGGGATGTAGACTCAATAGATCCGTTTTCTAAAATACCTGCATTATTCACCAAAACATCCAGTTGGTTATAATGAGAAATAGTGGAatccaaaatttttttagtatcatcTTCATTTGTTAGATCACCAGTAACCACAAATGGTTTTAGTGAACAGCTTTTTTCACATTGATCGGCTACATTCTGTAGGTTGACAAGATTGCGTCCAGTAAGTGCTAGTTTTGCTCCCAATTTGGAAAAGTGTATTGCAGTTGCTGCACCGATTCCTGAACTAGCACCggtaatcaatacaattttactatGAAAACTCATTTTACTATTAAAGTTATACACAAACTATAAATTtacgtttaaattaattagttaccCGTGacttttaatcaattatttcaattcaagttttaataatattatttaatattaattatgtacctgGTACATGGATAATGGATACTTTAAAGCTTAATGTTCATACTCCAAAACATACGTCGTGTTATATACTTTTaagatatcttaaatcgtgcgtcatatattatatttgtatattattattagtataaccATACCCTgtacagtatacctatatatgtttttatgtataaagCCTTTAGCACTTTAGCACATTGAGATATGATAATACGTGTATAATACGTATTACGTGTCGAGTACTCGAGTGATGAGTGTCAAGACTTAAGACTCGAGAGTCGAGGATTACCGCgccttcgataattcagcgctgcTGCAACGCTTCGTCAGCAACTATAAATAGTCATTTTATAATTCAGCGCAAAACTACGCTGCTTGTGATAGGAAGATGacgttttttaattcatcataatgatccatagacatattaatatgtctatgtaaTGATCACAACCTAGCGAACCAAACAGCGGTTCCAGCAGGTTAGAAACATGCTAGTCAATCACAATCATATTCATCATACTTTCTTATTACATCTATTACGCTTACAgcagcgctgaattatcgaaggcacggttaatctgtaatttaaaaatacaaaaatataatattttgtatttacctcCTTAACATGTACTAAGATACTATTATGTCaccaataaatgttattttctatgggggttataatagatattaacgtGGAGTAtcagttttcaactttttattaaaCGTGTATTCTAAAGTTATAAGATAACTAAAAAACATGGTGTTGTCCGAATTTACCCCTCATGTCCGAAGTCACCCCTTTTTACGGTAGACATTAGTACAACAATCTTTGGTTCAGACATTTTTAAGGGGCCCCCTGCGGacaaagtctgcgcacgcctatggtacctatcaataatgtataatactcaatattaaaaacttacctGGTTTTTCGGCATTATCTTCCCATGGTCTAAACATGTTTGAtgacgttttaaattataaatgctattgaaaaattattttaaaaaataataaaaagcagtTAAGTACACAACAGAAAagctaaataattgtaattgttattGACCCGATCAGACGTCAAAGACAaatgaccataatattttggaattgGAAATATGTGTTTAATTCTTTCCTTTGTATACATCATGTTAATATTAGTGATATTATTAGCGATCGACAACGCTgttagttttgaaaataaattacccaatatagtaatatataaatattttactgtattgaCGACGCTGCGGGTCCTCCAAACACTGCTCGTGTGTACATGCGTACCCATAATATGCTCCCGGTATCTGAgagaaacaaatttaatgttcGCACACGACAAATGTAATAGACAATTAATGTAGAGTAGTTAGACTTActagtaggtaatttataactatgtactaggtagtaggtaatgtaatatatattaataaatacgtaACTACTTTGtatgtttaaagtaaaattgtaaaaacattatagGGGGGTGTGGGGGNNNNNNNNNNNNNNNNNNNNNNNNNNNNNNNNNNNNNNNNNNNNNNNNNNCCACGATTTCATTAACTCACCATTTCAACGCATACGCTAATGTGAAACCCACGCTACGCCACTGGTGTTAACCCTTTTattcaacgaaaaaaaattaactagataCTTAtagttatctaaataaaaaaaatataaatataaatatcacaagtacgcacacattattattgtttatttttattttatatttgttatcgaaatgatataatattatgtagattaggTCGCGACGGCCCACCGGCCAGCATAAGCTACCGCGGTGTGGCAGTTTAACTTTATTCGTTGCACATAgtcaacacattatattataatgggtgCGAATCGccagtaattattaatttatactttttatggcTCAAATAgtcatacatttttgttttttctgtgGGCGCTAATCGCCACAAAGGTGCGTTTGTTAAAAacatatcttattattattgttaaatgttaattgtgACTGTGTGTGCAAATCGCCGCGgacctttatattatttttcaaagtcgaatattattctgttataaAGACGCAAATCGccgcattttattattatctgtgaGCGCAAAGtgtgcatttttatattatttataattatgttgtttttagtGTGTGCTAAGCGCTAATGTgcgttattttgtattttcgctgttctcaattttattattatacgataggGACCagactatactccggcccacgagagtccatatgtcagaacgcgtccgtcactgcgcatcggcacgttgccgaatagtgggaatggcatcatggtgggagaaaacagacgtcacgtattactatatgaatgcgcggtttacgtatggactctcgtgggccggagtatagtttaattctatacacacacacgcgcatacacactcacacactcATAACACACGTAGCTCATCAGTATTTGCTCGGCAATCACGTCCACTGCTGATCGAGCTATTTATAccgcactcacacacacacggcctattaatatagccatattatactaacctaaccttttttataggtatactgtataaactacaaaaaatactGTATAAGCGCACGAAGTATTAGATAACCGGGCTcgcgtttattttattaatcgctCCCGGCTCGTACACAAATgtttggtatttataatttactctttatttcctattttaataaaaaacttttttacatgCCATAAATACCGATTAGTCTATGAACCCATATGTTAAGTGTTAACCCATAtactacctacaaaataaatatttattttttatttaatagtgttTAATCCCGTTTTTTCACAAATCAATTACTACTAGCAGAGTAGGGGCACTTGGGTACACTttcataattatcataatagttCAGAATAAcatcagaaataaaataattaatattagttcagAATAAcatcagaaataaaataattaatattagttcagAATAAGATcagaaattaaacaataaatataacatcagtaaaagatcacaaagaaaataatgtgtaaaaagatcagaaattgaaaatgcaataattattaaaaaaattttcaaaaatctgaaATGCAAAATccccaaaacattttttaatagaattgttctatcaaaaataaaaatcgaaatagcatatttaattgcaaaatgaattaaaaagaaattgaaaaaattaatttaaaaattaaaaatataataaataatggcaaatataaattctataagcatattagaaaatatgaaaGTCTTTGAGCTTAAGTCAATAGCAAAAGAGGCTAAACTTAAGGGTTATAGTAACCTTAAAAAAANNNNNNNNNNNNNNNNNNNNNNNNNNNNNNNNNNNNNNNNNNNNNNNNNNATCAAGAATGTTTAGATAATCATGAATATGTATGtgcttatgtatataaatgtattgattgtaaTAGAATATTGTTTAGAGATACGGAACCACAATTGTGGTTATAGTAAATGTAGAAATTGTCTAGAAGAAGTGAAAATAAATGAACATCAATGTTATATGCAACGTAGAACATCAAAAGGAGGTAAATGTTTAGGAGGTTGTACAAATTGTGGAGGTacaaataaaccatattataaatgttcttatacagaaaaatatttgtttttttgattatgaAGCTCAACAAGAAACAGGAACTcatatcgaaaataaaataattgctcATGATTTTGaaggaaataaaattatgtttgataCAAATGAAGAATTTTGTAAACATGTAATATCCGAGGAATATAggggttatacatttatagcaCATTACGCAAAAGGATACGATtccatttacaatttataatggtacaaaattaatgttattagaaattaaatatttaagtataagaaTAATAGATAGTTCTAATTTTATTCAAGGTCCTCTCAGTAGTTTTCCCAAAACGTTTGGTCTCAAAGAACTGAAAAAAGGTTACTTTCCGTATTTCTTTAATACagtagaaaatcaaaattatattggtatattacctgataaaaaatattatggagtCGAAACAATGAAACCAGAGAATAAACTAGAATTTGAAAaatggtataattaaaaaattaatgcaaattatatatttaattttaaagaagaaTTGGAGGCTTACTGTAATTCAGATGTGGATATTGAACGAAGAGGTTGTTTAGaattaagaaaacaatttttggatATAGCTAATATTGACCCTTTTTGCAATACAACTATAGCAGGTGTTTGTATGAGTATTTAcagatcaaaatatttgttagaaGATACTATAGCTGTTttagataaagaaaaaaaagaaaattatacaaaacaatcGATAACGTggttacaaaattttaataataaaaatatctcacATGCATTAAATGGGACCGAAATAATAATAGCAGGAGCTAAAGTAGATGgatttgataataaatcaaaaacggTTTATCAATATCATGGATGTTTTTGGCACGGTTGTACTAAATGTTATAAAGACCgagaaactataaataatataaatcatgaaACAATGGATNNNNNNNNNNNNNNNNNNNNNNNNNNNNNNNNNNNNNNNNNNNNNNNNNNcatttcatatcttagatttaaaagaaaatttttatgaatttataactcgaaataatttgcaaattttcgtgatttttccatattttgtcattttttgaactttaaatgcttataaaaaaaaactgtgactaacgatttttaatatttttcatctgcctttgaaacaatatactaggagccttctattaaattttcaagcttttttatccaacaaataaaattttattgatatttttagaaaaaaaactaaaaaaaaatgaaaactgacaatgtccgtaaagagctcaaaataagtcaaaatattttgaaaattttatcgtgtatagaaaatggaaatgtaaacattcagtcaaaatttcatgcatccacggtcattttttttaaagttacaccaaaaaccaaaatcgattttctcgaaaacagattttgcgtaaaaattcccgtttttccttaatttttcttttgtttttcccggcgcttttgaaaactactgggaaatttaaattttgacctccccaatgcaccaacgatattcactttctgatcgaacaagatactgaagttgaaaatcgtagcattatttcgactacttatcgtgtacacagacacaaaaaaaataaaaaaataaataaaaaaataaaaaaataaaaa
This is a stretch of genomic DNA from Acyrthosiphon pisum isolate AL4f chromosome A3, pea_aphid_22Mar2018_4r6ur, whole genome shotgun sequence. It encodes these proteins:
- the LOC100166959 gene encoding 3-oxoacyl-[acyl-carrier-protein] reductase FabG-like (The RefSeq protein has 4 substitutions compared to this genomic sequence), with amino-acid sequence MSFHSKIVLITGASSGIGAATAIHFSKLGAKLALTGRNLVNLQNVADQCEKSCSLKPFVVTGDLTNEDDTKKILDSTISHYNQLDVLVNNAGILENGSIESTSLDQFDRVMNANVRSIYHLTMLAVPHLVKTKGNIVNVSSVNGTRSFPNVLAYCMSKAAVDQFTRCVALELAPKGVRVNSVNPGVVVTKLLTRQGMSEEDYSTFLDKTKFTHALGRPGTVEEVAKAIAFLASNDASFTTGDPVLVDGGRHAMCPR